GCGCATTCAGCGCTCTTTGCGGTAGAGCAGGCAGGACCACTCCTCGCGCCGGGTGATCTCCGGGCCATGCAGCGGAAAAGCGGCAAAAGCTTCTACCACCAGCGCCTCCTTTTCCTGGAGGATGCCGGAAAGGATCAGCGCACCGGCCGGCGCCACGCGACCGACCAGCTCGGCAGCCAGCCGGATGTTCTCTTCGGCGAGAATGTTGGCCAGCACCAGGTCGAATTCCCCGGCCAGTGCCGAAAGGGGCTCCAGCGTCACCGCCACGAGGTCGCCCACCCCGTTCAGGGCGGCGTTCTCACAGGCGATGCGGCAGGCCTCGGCATCGATGTCGCAGGCCAGCACCCGGCTCGCCCCGAGCGCTGCAGCGGCAATCGCCAGAATTCCCGAGCCGGTGCCGACGTCGAGCACCCGCTGCGGCGGGACGGGTCCGTCGAAAAGAGCGGCCTGCGCCTCCAGACAGAGTCGCGTCGTGCCGTGGGTACCGGTTCCGAAAGCCATACCCGGATCGAGGTTGACCACCACCTCGCCGGCAGCGGCGGCGAAGTCCTCCCAGGTCGGCTTGACGACCAGCCGGCGGCCGATGCGGACGGCGCTGAAATGCTGCTTCCACCCCTCGGCCCAATCCTCCTGGCGAACCGGCACAACTTCGGGGAGAACCGCCTCCAGGCCGGGGACAAAAGAAGAAAGCCACAATAGCGACTCGTACACCCGGCGGCGCAACGCCTCGATATCTTCGGGCGCCGGGAAATAGGCCTTGACGGTGTACACTTCCGGCGCCGTTGCCTCGGGGTCAGGCGCCACGAAGGTGTCGAGCTGTCGCTCTTCCACCGTCAGGCCGACGCTGCCGAGTTCAGTCAGCTCGTTGCCGACCACCTCCACCCCCGCGGCCGGAATCCGGAGGCGCATTTCGATCCATGTCTCATCCATCCGCCCTGTTTAACAAAGTGTCCCGGCAAAAGCAATAAAAACCTTGACAAGGCTGCGGTGTGTCGGGTCTAATCTGCCCAATGGCTTAATGAGCGTGATACCCTAAATGGTAGCAAGTCGCCCATGTCATGGCAACAAACTCCAACATAACAGTGGCTTTCGCTTGGCTTGCGCTAAGCCTGAGACCTGTTACCATTCATCGTAACGTCTTTTCATGAGGAACAGACATGCTCCCCCCGCAAGTCGTCTACCTGCTTTCCGACGCCACGGGCGAGACGGCGGAGAAAATCGTCATGGCGGCCCTGACCCAGTTCGGGGACAAGACGGTACGCGTGAAGCGGGTCAGCAACGTGCGGGGAAAGAATCAGGTGTATGAGGCTCTGGACGAGGCGCTGAGCCAGCAGGCTTTCGTCGTCTACACCATCGTCAACCGCGAACTGGCGCAGCTGGTTCATGACGA
Above is a genomic segment from Desulfuromonadales bacterium containing:
- the prmA gene encoding 50S ribosomal protein L11 methyltransferase, whose product is MDETWIEMRLRIPAAGVEVVGNELTELGSVGLTVEERQLDTFVAPDPEATAPEVYTVKAYFPAPEDIEALRRRVYESLLWLSSFVPGLEAVLPEVVPVRQEDWAEGWKQHFSAVRIGRRLVVKPTWEDFAAAAGEVVVNLDPGMAFGTGTHGTTRLCLEAQAALFDGPVPPQRVLDVGTGSGILAIAAAALGASRVLACDIDAEACRIACENAALNGVGDLVAVTLEPLSALAGEFDLVLANILAEENIRLAAELVGRVAPAGALILSGILQEKEALVVEAFAAFPLHGPEITRREEWSCLLYRKER